Proteins encoded by one window of Salmo trutta chromosome 17, fSalTru1.1, whole genome shotgun sequence:
- the LOC115151340 gene encoding solute carrier family 12 member 3-like — translation MVTEPQPHTVFQSKQGENTIDVYWLLDDGGEFLTLLIPYLLTRNKCWVRCEVLVFVGGDILVKGGAKERVIMALVGKFRLGFHDVKVLPDINGRPQHEQYGSLSLTLYCMIMWNTCFGILTVSLFSGYCTSIYVFLLQTFQQIRLNEVLQDYSRDAAMIVITMPVGRRGQYPSALCMAWLETRDSRPLNGEGKPRAYLHLLMSVIPVLTMFNEITQ, via the exons ATGGTGACTGAGCCTCAGCCTCATACTGTGTTTCAGTCCAAGCAGGGGGAAAATACCATTGATGTGTACTGGCTGTTGGATGATGGAGGTGAGTTTCTT ACGTTGCTAATTCCCTACCTGCTCACACGTAACAAGTGCTGGGTAAGGTGCGAGGTTCTCGTCTTTGTGGGCGGAGACATCCTAGTGAAGGGAGGAGCAAAGGAAAGAGTGA TCATGGCCCTCGTCGGCAAGTTCCGCCTTGGTTTCCATGACGTCAAAGTGCTGCCTGATATCAATGGAAGACCACAACATGAACAGTATGGTTCCCTGTCACTCACTCTGTACTGTATGATT ATGTggaatacatgttttggaatttTGACAGTATCATTGTTCTCTGGTTACTGTACCTCCATATATGTGTTTTTGCTCCAGACCTTTCAACAGATTCGTCTGAATGAGGTTCTCCAAGATTACTCAAGGGATGCAGCCATGATTGTTAT AACCATGCCCGTGGGAAGGAGAGGGCAATATCCCAGTGCTCTGTGCATGGCTTGGCTGGAGACTCGTGACTCGCGCCCACTTAATGGTGAGGGGAAACCAAGAGCATATCTTCACCTTCTAATGTCAGTGATCCCTGTTCTAACTATGTTTAATGAAATCACCCAATAA